A region from the Halanaeroarchaeum sulfurireducens genome encodes:
- a CDS encoding helicase-related protein, producing the protein MNDFESGDAILLNGTTAEVIKTYSVGDLDYLRAYVEDAGVKTVCIDDVEIEPKSDQLGKLSPASIDQLHPDHEDVSADWFDLRTQALQLQIAHEQGQLLSISNSLVRLEPYQLAAVNWVMQKLRQRALIADDVGLGKTIEAGLILKELTARNRADRVLFVVPAHLQKKWIRDMDRFFDLDLTPADRQWVEGEKRRLGEEANIWDQDHQQMVTSQAFLRQDEFQPALEEAFWDVVVVDEAHKAAKRGESPSKTSKMVERVAGNSDSLLLLSATPHDGKGEAFRSLVEYIDPFLVAEDQDLSKEAVDRVMIRRGKQTLYDDDGERIFPDREVNTVPVEMTHDERQFYRAVTDYVQNVYNRSEKLNEPAVGFAMALMQKRLVSSIGAIQATLSRRLGDLVDEQSTSTSLSEEASAYLDGEDLEESDKQRAEEELSALTVTESDAQLEEEIETLRDLVSLAKGISVDSKAQKVRRYIQQLFEEQPDEKLLLFTEYRDTLDYLLDLVKDEAWADEILVIHGDVDKDERARIEDEFNHGQSRLLFATDAASEGIDLQHSCHIMVNYELPWNPNRLEQRIGRLHRYGQEKEVKVWNFTFEDTREGEIFEMLENKVENIRGKLGNTADVLGMLDDINVDSIIMESIQNEEPASATKEELEELIDERQRTLQEWYERSLIDTSTFDQESREKIQEVMDESEDIYGTEADIHEFVERGVEALGGEVEKAGNNLYRAELPRSLRQGIDEEYGPFTFSRDFAMDHDGIDYVSPDDDLVQRLRQQVVNSEHGDVGLKLLPFVDEPGITYNYRVKFEDGTGEVIREDMIPVYVDAHHQDPRQRLGHRIVQGDSVKGSPDADHVRSLIQNQDQLRAAADRYISQQVGSLREELHERRREETQQELDDLKEYAEAERQRIQQFIEDYERKAEAGSDMDIAIRGQQERLSKLEQRIVDRREELQRKAQVISLAPEVENLALVLPV; encoded by the coding sequence CTCCGGGCATACGTCGAAGACGCGGGTGTGAAGACGGTCTGTATCGACGATGTTGAGATCGAGCCGAAAAGCGACCAGCTGGGTAAACTGAGCCCGGCCTCGATTGATCAGCTACATCCGGACCACGAGGACGTCTCAGCCGATTGGTTTGACCTACGGACTCAGGCGCTGCAGCTTCAGATTGCACACGAACAGGGCCAGCTTCTGAGCATCTCGAACTCGCTGGTCCGCCTCGAACCCTACCAGCTCGCCGCTGTCAACTGGGTGATGCAGAAATTACGTCAACGCGCGCTCATCGCCGACGACGTCGGCCTCGGGAAAACTATCGAGGCAGGCCTCATCCTCAAGGAACTCACTGCGCGCAACCGCGCTGACCGGGTCCTGTTCGTCGTTCCTGCCCACCTCCAGAAAAAGTGGATTCGGGACATGGACCGCTTCTTCGACCTCGACCTTACGCCTGCAGATCGTCAGTGGGTAGAGGGAGAAAAACGCCGACTCGGCGAGGAGGCGAACATATGGGATCAAGACCACCAGCAGATGGTCACCAGTCAGGCCTTCCTTCGTCAGGATGAGTTCCAGCCTGCGCTCGAAGAGGCGTTCTGGGATGTTGTAGTGGTTGACGAGGCACACAAGGCCGCCAAGCGCGGCGAGTCGCCGAGTAAGACGTCGAAGATGGTCGAACGAGTGGCTGGTAACTCTGACTCGCTCCTCCTGCTGAGCGCAACTCCGCATGACGGCAAGGGCGAAGCGTTCCGTTCGCTTGTCGAGTACATCGACCCGTTCCTCGTCGCCGAAGATCAAGACCTTTCGAAGGAGGCCGTCGACCGGGTGATGATCCGCCGGGGGAAACAGACGCTGTACGACGATGACGGGGAACGCATCTTCCCTGACCGCGAGGTCAATACGGTTCCCGTGGAGATGACCCACGATGAGCGGCAGTTCTATCGCGCTGTCACGGACTACGTCCAGAACGTCTACAACCGCTCCGAGAAACTGAACGAGCCAGCGGTCGGGTTCGCAATGGCGCTCATGCAAAAGCGGCTTGTCAGCAGTATCGGTGCCATACAGGCGACCCTGAGCCGTCGTTTGGGCGATCTCGTCGATGAGCAGTCTACTTCCACCAGTCTGTCAGAGGAAGCGTCCGCATACCTCGACGGGGAAGATCTCGAAGAATCGGATAAACAACGAGCCGAGGAGGAACTCTCCGCACTGACTGTCACTGAGAGCGATGCGCAACTCGAAGAAGAGATCGAAACGCTTCGGGATCTCGTCTCGCTGGCCAAGGGGATCTCGGTCGACTCCAAGGCCCAAAAGGTACGCCGCTACATCCAGCAGTTGTTCGAGGAGCAACCTGACGAGAAACTCCTACTGTTCACCGAGTACCGCGACACGTTGGACTACCTGCTCGACCTCGTAAAGGACGAAGCCTGGGCCGATGAAATTCTTGTCATACACGGTGACGTTGACAAAGACGAACGTGCGCGTATCGAGGACGAGTTTAATCACGGCCAGTCACGTCTACTCTTCGCGACCGATGCAGCAAGCGAGGGGATCGACCTCCAGCACAGCTGCCACATCATGGTGAACTACGAACTGCCGTGGAACCCGAACCGGCTCGAGCAGCGTATTGGTCGCCTCCACCGCTACGGGCAGGAGAAGGAGGTCAAGGTTTGGAACTTCACGTTCGAGGATACCCGCGAGGGCGAGATTTTCGAAATGCTCGAGAACAAGGTGGAAAACATCCGCGGTAAACTCGGCAACACGGCTGACGTCCTCGGGATGCTTGATGACATCAATGTCGACTCGATCATCATGGAGTCCATCCAGAACGAGGAACCTGCTAGTGCCACAAAGGAGGAACTCGAGGAACTGATAGACGAGCGCCAACGCACCCTGCAAGAGTGGTACGAACGCAGCCTCATTGACACGAGTACGTTCGACCAAGAAAGCCGGGAAAAGATCCAGGAGGTCATGGATGAGTCCGAGGACATCTATGGGACAGAGGCCGACATCCACGAATTCGTTGAACGTGGCGTCGAAGCGCTTGGTGGAGAGGTCGAGAAAGCAGGGAACAATCTCTACAGGGCCGAGCTACCTCGCTCCCTTCGGCAAGGAATTGACGAAGAGTACGGACCGTTCACGTTCAGTCGGGACTTCGCCATGGATCACGACGGCATTGATTACGTGTCGCCGGATGACGACTTGGTCCAGCGACTCAGACAGCAAGTAGTGAATAGTGAGCACGGCGATGTCGGACTGAAGCTCCTCCCGTTCGTGGATGAGCCAGGAATTACGTACAATTACCGCGTGAAATTCGAGGACGGTACTGGCGAGGTTATCCGCGAAGACATGATCCCCGTGTATGTCGATGCCCACCATCAGGATCCCCGCCAGCGATTGGGGCACCGCATCGTGCAGGGGGACAGTGTCAAGGGCTCACCCGATGCAGACCACGTACGCTCCTTGATTCAGAATCAAGATCAACTGCGGGCAGCGGCTGACCGCTACATCAGCCAGCAGGTAGGGTCCTTACGAGAAGAACTACACGAACGGCGCCGGGAGGAAACCCAGCAAGAGCTAGATGACCTCAAGGAATATGCTGAAGCCGAACGCCAACGTATCCAGCAATTCATCGAGGATTACGAGCGTAAGGCAGAGGCCGGATCGGACATGGACATCGCTATCCGGGGCCAACAGGAGCGCTTAAGCAAACTTGAACAACGTATTGTGGACCGACGGGAGGAATTACAGCGGAAGGCCCAGGTCATCTCCCTCGCTCCTGAAGTCGAAAATTTAGCTCTCGTTCTCCCAGTCTAA
- a CDS encoding IS630 family transposase (programmed frameshift), whose product MDHLNEITLDELHEALASVEGNQPTQRLLAAIAYKHGVTQTELAKWHDTGRRTIYNWLMRLDTDEPLDEAVTDNHRSGRNRKLSEQELDKFRKSVHESPQEAGYDEQAWTTKLVRHHLMETYGVDYSIPSCRRLLKEAGLSYQKPRPENAKADPEDREEFDETLKKNRREMDATVVCIDQTKTSVNGDPTQAWFERNSRPSVELSGLRDWTCLLGAVTDDGRSFFSRFPEYVTANHAKHFILALYKEFEDDLIIVLDGASYFRASTVTELADRDGIEFVRLPAYRPDLNPVEECWRQLESALGNRYFESIDELTATIDTTLNKLSLPKVGNYF is encoded by the exons AATAGCGTACAAACACGGAGTCACACAAACAGAGCTGGCCAAATGGCACGACACCGGCCGGCGAACGATCTATAACTGGCTGATGCGACTCGATACAGACGAACCGCTCGACGAGGCAGTCACTGATAATCATCGTTCTGGTAGGAATCGCAAATTATCAGAACAAGAACTTGATAAATTTCGAAAATCAGTGCACGAATCGCCCCAGGAAGCCGGCTACGACGAACAGGCTTGGACGACGAAACTCGTCAGACACCACCTCATGGAAACTTACGGCGTCGATTACTCGATCCCGAGCTGTCGACGATTGTTGAAAGAAGCCGGTCTCAGCTACCAGAAACCGCGTCCAGAGAACGCGAAAGCCGATCCCGAGGACCGAGAGGAGTTCGACGAAACCCTCA AAAAAAACCGCAGGGAGATGGACGCCACAGTAGTCTGCATCGATCAGACAAAGACATCGGTAAACGGCGATCCGACACAGGCCTGGTTTGAACGGAATTCGCGGCCCAGTGTGGAGCTTTCGGGACTTCGTGATTGGACGTGTTTGCTCGGTGCCGTCACCGACGATGGGCGGTCGTTTTTCTCACGATTTCCAGAGTACGTTACTGCCAATCACGCAAAACATTTCATTTTAGCGTTATACAAAGAATTTGAAGATGATTTGATCATCGTTCTCGACGGTGCGTCCTATTTTCGGGCCTCGACAGTTACGGAACTTGCAGATCGGGACGGTATTGAATTCGTTCGATTACCAGCCTATCGACCTGACCTAAATCCGGTTGAGGAGTGCTGGAGGCAGTTAGAATCAGCGTTGGGCAATCGGTACTTTGAGTCGATTGATGAGCTTACGGCCACGATTGACACCACGCTAAACAAGTTGAGCCTCCCTAAAGTGGGTAATTATTTCTAA